Part of the Triticum aestivum cultivar Chinese Spring chromosome 4D, IWGSC CS RefSeq v2.1, whole genome shotgun sequence genome is shown below.
TCGCCCAAGTAAAAAGTTACTGTggtgtttgtacataagttatcagcgTTGTGGGCACTCAAAAGTTACCGGAGTTGCATTTTAAACAACCTTTTTTTTCCACGGATTAAAGTTATTagggtgtttgtacctaagttatcaggtttgttggcgtatattaccatgctatttatacAGAAGTTATCGCGGATGTGTCTTCAACATTTTTTTGCCCGGATAAAAATTACCGTGGTGTTTGGACCTAAGTTATCAGGTTTGTTgacgtatattaccatgctatttatacAGAAGTTATCGCGGATGTGTCTTCAACATTTTTTCCCCGGATAAAAATTACCTTGGTGTTTGGACCTAAGTTATCAGGTAAGCGGTGCGTATATTACCATATTATTTTACACATAAGTAATTGAAGATATGATTTTAAGAAAGAAAAATCCCAGGTCAAAGTTATCACATTGTCTTTGCCTAAGTTATCTGGTCTATGGTGCGCATATTTCCATGCTATTTATATTGAAGTCATCAAGTTGTGTATTTAACCAATATTTTCTGTTGGGTCAAAAATACCATGAGTATTACGTACCACTGAAGATGCCGGAGTATATTTAAGCAACTTTTTTCTGGGTCAAAGTTAACATAATATTTGTTCATCAAGTTATGAGATCTATATCTCGCCAAAAACAAGTCGTTTTCATGGGCCGGACCACTAGCACGCTATAATGATGTTTGTACAAAAGTTATCACGGTGTTTGTATATAAGTGATCAAATTTGTTAtgcgtgagttaccatgctatttacacataaattatcgTCAAACAACACTCCCCCACTGGACCAAACTTATCGTGTATACGGTacttatattatcatgctattttcaCACGAGTTGCCAGGGTGTGTTTCAAAAATTGTTTTTCACCTGATCGAGGTTTCCACAAtatttgtacataagttatcaagGTTGCGGTGAATAAATTATCATGTTAAGACCATGAACGCAGCTCACATCTATGTACAAAAGAGTACAAGAGTCTAGTCTTCTATGTTAAATCGTGAGCTCAACTCACATCTCTAATATATTTTTGATAAAAATGTATGTTTTGTATATTTTTTGGTAAAAAGTTTGTAAGAAGAGTCTGCCTCAACATGAAGGTATGAAAAGTATCTAACATGAATCAAATCACAATATAGAGTTTGTTTAGGTGGTTGCCGGTAGATTCCTAATACTACCTTGTCTGTTAGATCCCAGGTTCGACTCCCCCAGCCCTCCTATTTCCTTACCGAAATAAAAAGGAAGACAACCCAAAAAAGGCGTCTTGGAGTTGCGCAGGGAATGAGCGGGAATTACAGATCGAGTGGGACGAGTGAGACGTGCGGGAATTGTATCGAGTGGGAACGAGTGAGACGTGCGGGAATTGTGGATCGGGAGTGGGCGGGAGCGGGAGCGATGTAAACAAAGATCGTAGGAAAAAAAATAGACGAGAACGTGCCTGTCGCTAAATGCCAGTCGGCAGGAAAATAGCATTCTCCTAAAAGAAAATTAGAGTTGAAGATAGGTCTAAAGCAAAAAAATGCAAAGACAAAAAGAGGGGTCATAAGATTGTAAGAGGTGAATTGTTTTGTTAGGTTTGCTCCCTACGTGCAACCAAGAGGCGGCTCTCCACTAGTCGACGCTACCCTGGGTTCCCCTACTCCACGCCGACCGCCACGACGATGGGTGGGGTGAGGACCCCCGGATCTGAGTGTCTGGTTCATGTCTTCTAGGTCTCAAGTTCTTCACCATCAGTAAAGTTGGGGCATCGACGTCGATGGGAATAACGATTCCTCGGCTTTCCCCATGCCGATGGACTTCCTTGGAAGGATTTCGATGGTCAGAGTATGATGCCAATTTCGGGCATTAAGTTTGGCATGATTAACATTTTCCCACGGCGGCGACATGCTGCAGAAGGGACAAGGTTGCGACATGTTCTTTCAGCCAGTTCTATCTTCTCCCAACGAAGCTTAGCTATATATGGCCCCGTAAGGGAACTTGTGATGTTTGTGTTCCCCTCATATGTTTGACCGGAGTTAAGATTATTGTCTGACCCTCCTCGGTGCTAGCTTCTATGGAACAATGATCTTTCTAGATCATGGTTGTCGGCGTCTTCTGGTTTACATCGATGGCTTCCCGATCACTATTTGTACAAGCTCATGGGTTTCAACAAGATTGTTGGAGTCCTAGGGTCAAAAACGAGCTCTGCTGACAGCGCGCTATCGGTGGATGCAAAAGGAAGTGATGATTTCTTCAAGGACTTGTCTGTAGTTTCTTATTCTTGAACTGAAGTTCTTGTAAGGCTTGGTTTTATTTAATATATGGCCTTAGGCCTCTTTCACAAAAAAGACGTCGTTGGGCCCCGGGGGAGAGGGGGTGCTAAGACCTATCATGCCCCCCTTCAACTCATAGGTCCTTTATGATTGCCAAACTTCATTCGCATGTAAGTCTTTCCAAAAAAATATTAACAATGAGCTCTTATCCATCAAGAGTATGTTGACAGTTTGTTGTTTTTTAGATCATCAGCATCACGGTTTGGTGGTTTTCACTTTATTATAGTAAGTCGATATCTTCATTTGCTCATCCCGACCTATCCAGTGTTAGAGGCATGATTGTTGAAATCCTTATGTTGAGGGGAGGGGGCAACGAAAGGAACAAGAGAAATTTCTACTGTTCACATGAACTTAAGACCAAATACATATCGTTGGGGTGGGGGTCAAGGCCCTAGCTGCCCCCCTGCCAGCGCCATGGAACCTATCGGTGCTTCTTGTATAATATCTATAACAGTCAAGCTAATTGGACTAAGGTATAAGATCTAGGGCTAATTTACAACTGTTATCATGCATCGTGAATCCAGATATGTTTTTTGTTGTTGTAAATTTAGTCAAGAACCCTCTCAAACTTTAGAATGATTTTGATTATCAAATAATACTTATAGTGAAACTAACTCTTGTCCAAACTCAAACATTGTGTAAACTTGATACTGGAGGGAGCCTTTTGTTTTTGCAGGGAAAGGGAGATGGAGCTTAATTTGGATTAGCTCAGGAATCCAAGTAATATAACACTGTTTCTTTCATATATCTCCCAAGCGCTTAGCTAGTCAGCTTGGTGGTTGTGTTGTGGTCCGATGATCATGGATGGCAAGAAGACACCGTTTATTCCTAGGTTTCAAACTTGAATAAGTAAGCACCTAGAAGCTTAACCGTCGATTGTCGTAGGAGCAGAAACTTTACATACCTAAAGGAATAATTGGACTATTCTTTTGTTCGAGTTTTGCCAAGAAATTCTCATTACAAGGCTTTGTAGAGGAAGTTTGTGCAATATGCTTAGTATACAAGTATCACTTCTTCATTTCCTTCCAcaataggtgatacgtctccaacgtatctataattttttattgttccatgctattatactatctattttggatgttttatatgcattaatatgctattttatattatttttgggactaacctattaagctagagcctagtgccagtttctgttttttcccttgttttagagtttcgcaaaaaatgaataccaaacggagtccaaacggaatgaaaccttcgcgacaatttttcttggaccagaagacatccagaggattTTGAGTGCAAGTCTGGGAAGCCActaggcggccacaaggacggagggcgcgccccccacccttgtgggcccctcgtgactccaccgacctatttcttccgcctatatattctcaaatattccaaaaccaatgaggagagccatgaaaacactttttcaccgccgcaaccttctatacccgtgagatcccatctaggggccttttccggcgtcctgccggagggggattcgatcacggagggcttctacatcaacgccattgGCTCTcccatgaagcgtgagtagtttacctcaggcctacgggtccatagctagtagttagatggcttcttctctctctttgattctcaataccatgttctcctcgatgttcttggagatctatttgatgtaatacctttttgcggtgtgtttgccgagatccgatgaattgtggatttattatcagcttatctatgaatattatttgaatctcctctgaattcttatatgcatgatttgatatctttgcaagtctctttgaactatcgatttggtttggccagctagattggtttttcttgcaataggagaagtgcttagctttaggttcaatcttgcggtgcttgattgtaacattccaaattttccaATCTGGATTGTTAATAGGATCATTCTTTTTCATCTTGATTTCTATGCATATTTGAATTTTCTGAATATTCAAATCATTATTGCAACTTAAGGCAAACTGTTGGAGTGGAGATgacatgacttctcccctgttaTAAAAAGTTCATAACGATCAAAATATTATTTGGAGTTCACCTGATGTATTTCTGTAATTTTATGAACTACAAATGATTTTTAGATTTGTTTTATACTGCTCTTTGTGTGTTCTTTATTgcataaaatagttttacaaaatTGCGTTGGGGCTGGAATTATATTTACTGTAGTATATATTAGTAGTAGTATTTTACTGTGTGTTTATGTATTTTAGAAATTCCATTGGCATTTTTTGTTAGCCAATAATTCCTGTAGTTTTCTTTACCAGCAAGTTTTACTGTGCATTTGGTCTGCACACAGCCCGCCTCTATCCTCGCCTACGCGCCGCGCTGAAGCGGAAGCAACAGCAGCTAGCAGGCCAGCCCATTTCGGCGCAGACCGTAGCCCAGACGCAGCTCACCCCGCAACTTTTTTCCCCTCCTGTGACGCTGACACTTGGGGCCCGCCAGGTCGTCTCTTTCCTCAAGACGAACTCCTGTTCGTTCACGAGTTCTTCCTGCCGACACAAATCCTCTTCGATTCGGCCAAGTATTTGCCCCTAGGCCACGTCGTCCACACTATAAATATTCTACAGGTTCTTCTCTGCCAATTTTTGGCAAAATCCCTCTCTCCCGTACCCTTTAGCGCCCCCAAGATCTCGCGGtagtccgccgccgcagaagctcTTCCGCCGGCAGAAATCGTCGCCACCGCGGGTTCCCAGCACCTCCTATTCTCCCTGTAGTGCTCCTATTGTTTCCCTCTACCTCCCTCATCTATTAGTTCTCGCAGGGAACCACCCAGCCGAGTGATTCGAGCTCCCCCCGACGAACAACTCGGACGTCGCCGCTCCAGCCGGTCGTCGCGGACGCTAGCAGAAGCCCCAGTCGCCCAGGGGGACATCTTCGAGTTCGCCGTGTTCCTCCTCACCTCATCCTTTTCTCCCCGAGCTCGGGAGGCCTCTCCAGCGAGCGCACGCCCGAAGTCCGAGCCGGccgcgccgtcttcctcaactccggcggccATCGAGCCCTGTTTCTCCGGTGAGTCATTTTCGTCCGTCCGATCCTTGATGGACCGCCCAGATTAGATCATACTTGTTTTTTTCCTACGAACCGGTTCAGTTACTTATCGGTAATCCGTCGGTTAGCCATTGTAGCAAACACCCTATGGCCACTCACGCGTTGACACGTATAGCCTCCACAGCAGCCGCGGCAGTGCTTCCAAGAACGCTGCCATGGCACAGTTTTTCTGGCAGATTTCATATCATATTTTCGTTTAGgtatatcttttaatccgtaactccaaattcgTAGATTCTTTTTCCTGTGTACTCCTATTGACCAGGAGCATCTATTAGAACCAAAATTTCACATTTTTGaaatgtttgaatttgaatttgatcaAATTTGAATTTCACCTTCCGGAGGCCATATCTTTCAAACCGTTGATTCaaatcagttgattctttttgcattgtgttcctACTAGCATCTAGATAATATATACCTACTTATATGTTCTGTTAATTAAGTTTTTATTTGAACTCCTTGTTGTTTACTCTATTCGTGGTGTTATGTGAGTACGGTTTATTTATCAGTGCCTTCGTTAATCGTATAGATTGTCCGGAGTGTGAAGCGGATCGGAATTAATCGTTAGAGTACTTCAGCACGTCCAAGGCAAGTTTGTACATTTGATTTTGCTCATCCTATATTCTGCGATGCATGTGTGGTTTTATGCTATGATATATGTCTCGCTTGATATGTGTATCCCGTGTTGTTATGTTTTGGTATTGATTGTGTTATGTTATGGTGTGATCAACTAGCTATGGTAGATGTGGGCATGTGTCGAGTGATCCATGAAAGTGGTGAGTGTTTATAGCCATAGGCTCGGGATTATTAACCAGGTGAATGCGTCACTGGCAGAGCGCTCTgttgtccctagagaatgcgccattgACAGAGCGCACTTGAGGCGAGGTATAGTTTTCGGAACTTAAATCAAGTGAATGCGTCCTTGGCAGAGCGCTCTATGGTTCCTAGAGAATGCGCCACTGACAGAGCGCGCTTGAGAGACTTCTGAAGTTCTTGTCATGTTTTCTTAGAATCTTTGGGTTATCTTGGGCGAGTAAATTAGAGACGGTTGTGAGTTCAGGTAGTGGAGGCAGGTGAAAACTTTCTTCTCCAAATTAACTTGAGTGTTTTGTTTGTCATACATTGCTTTGTGGATGTAGGTTGCTATATCATATTGtgtgatttgccaatacattcaatgtattgaccctttgtggctgcaacttatcatgttgcaggattttcagaTGATCAATGAGATACAGTAGGATCGCGAGTCTTCACTCAACATGTTCTCCGGTGGGCAATGATGGGACTCTTCGTTTGTTTATGCTACATTTCCGCTGTTATTATTGAATAAAAGTTAGCTATGTGCTACTCAGTTTGTAAACTTTATAACTTCTGGATCATACGTTATATTAAATAATGCACTTGTTACTTGATATTCCTATGTATTGTGTGTGCTAGCGATTCAATCCAGGGACTAGCACAATAAGCAAagagacatcgaatcttatcaggttcgggtcgttacattgatcccagtgacacaaggggaaccgacacgtattgtattgttgccatcgaggataacaagatggggttttcatcatattgcttgagtttatcccgctacatcatgtcatcttacttaaagcattactctgttcttatgaacttaatactctagatgcaggcaggagtcggtcgatgtgtggagtaatagtagtagatgcaggcaggagtcggtctacttgatacggacgtgatgcctatattcatgaccattgccttagatatcgtcataactttgcgccggcagtaatttgttcacccaccgtaatatttttgatcttaagagaagcctctagtgaaacctatggcccccgggtctattttccatcatataactttccgatctacaattttagtttccgatttacttcctttgcaatcttttactttccgatctataaaccaaaaatatttactttaccgttatctatctctatcagatctcactttgtaaataaccgtgaagggattgacaacccctttatcgcgttgggtgcaagttggtgtttgtttgtgcaggtattcggtgacttgtgtgttgtctcctattggattgataccttgattctcaaactgagggaaatacttactctactttgctgtatcaccttttctcttcaaggaaaaaaccaacgcaagctcaagaggtagcagtagggTTTTATGTGTTTTATCAGATTTAGATATACTATGAGAAACAATTTAAGAAAAGTTAGGAAATCACCCTAACCGAGGTCTTGGTCCTTTATCAAGCAATTGCTTCTGGACTCTTACTTGAATATATTGGGTTGTTCTATTGTTCTAGTATACAACAAGGAGCAAGACTCCTGGTCTGTACCCATCTTATATCCTACATTTCAACAGTTTCTTGTAGGGATTCTCGAATGAGCTTCTCGGTGAGGTTCTTGGGAAGTCCTCGAACGCTATCCATCGTACCGACCTGCGCAACAAACGCAGAAACCAAAACAGTGATGAAGTCAGAACAGTGAAGTGGATATGCAGTTCCATCTCGACATTTTGAAGTAGGGGCTATTTGGAAGAATTTTCTCACTAGTTCCTTGATGAACGGCAAAGATGATGGATGCATGAGCCTGAGGCCCCCAGCCACGCAAGTCATGCCTCCTTCCTTCACCTGGAACGTAGCAGGATGTATCGAGTGAAATGTGTCATTAGTCCATTAACCCAAAGAAGTTGCATATTTTAGAGAAAAAAAACTCAGAAAGTGATCAGATTTAGGTTATAAACTCGTCTATTTGATCAATTAAGGCCAAAACTGATTTGAGAGAAAACAAACTGTCCACATTGCTGCCACGTCGACGTAAATTGAAGCGCTCGCGCTTGGCTTGACTTTTAGGACCCTCTTAACCAGCGAACGTCAGCTGGGAAGCATGGCAATTATGAATGATTTGCATGACAATTTATGTTGGCCGAGGATGGTAGGTTTAGTTGGCAAGCATGACAAATCTGCTTCAGTTTATTTTTTGCCAGGATTTGCTGTGCTTGCAAACTGAAGTTGTCATCCTCGTGACACTATAAATTGCAATAAAATGTTCGATTTTCCATCCACTCCCAATGAACGTAGGCTGAATAGCATTACATTATTTGCATAGTGTTATTTCTTCGAAATTGCTCTGCATACGATGAAAACTGCGTACGATTTATGTACCACGTGATCTCACTCGTATGTGGAATTTAATCAACGGCTGCTGATGGCTGTCGTACAAAAATCATACAAAGGTTGTCGTACGTGTAGCAGGTCTCTTCTTTCTTATACTAAAGCGGCCAATGGTTGATGTTATTTGCGTTTAAAATAAGTTAAGGGTGCGGTGTGTTGGTCAGGGATTGAACTTACAACTTTTTTGATGAACTCGTCTGGTATGTGGTGAAAATATATCAGCAGATGGACAAAAAGTCCAAAATCATGGTGAGTTTCAGTCTCAAATTCCAGGGAAGTATTAGCAAGTTCAGTTGGAAATGCAGTTACCTCAGGTATATCCCAACCCCCTTTCCTACCCCCGGTGCTCAGGTTGGTCACGAGGATATAATTCACTGCAAACGCTACATCACCCGAGTACCCTGTCACCACAGCAGGCacgaaacatttggttacagccaTATGCATATTGTATCTTGTCCGCGCGCGTCCACAAGAAGGTGATCAAAACTCAAAAGCCTCGTTACCCTTGATGAATTCCCTGGCTTCCTCCGTGCTCGTCGGCCTCTCCCGTATCATCCCTTTGCTCACCTTAACCTTCATCGACAGTCCCAACGAATACAGATTAATTAAGCTCGAGTAGTCACGGTTTATGCGCCAATCTTAATTGATGTCCATGTATACCTGGTCAGAAGTGATCAGAAGGGTAGGCAGATCTCTGCTGTCTCGATTACGAAGGTTCAGTTGAATGGCGTCGGCCTACACACATACGGCGCGATCAAGAAGCACCCTAGGATTGTATCACAAAGTGTCAAAGTTCATAGCAAACTGAAGATTGTGTCCTGCGCCGTAGCAGCTTGTTGGTACCTTGGCCTCGGCCAAGGCTTTGACCAGCTCCTCCGGCTTCTCCCTCCTGATGGCCTTCTCGTCGATGTCGGCGCTCTGGCAGCACACAGCCCAAATAGCCACTTCATCAGCAAGTATGTACAGGTTAAAAAAGTTATACTATCTCAGCAGAATACGGAAACTTGGTGAGCGGAGGGCACCCCGCCATGACCGTGAACTCGTATCCCATGTCTGACAGGATCGCGCGGCGCGCCGGCGACGACGACCTGATTATGATCTTCAAGGAATCGCATGAAGCGAGAGGCTT
Proteins encoded:
- the LOC123099513 gene encoding uncharacterized protein, yielding MASTCNNSSSFKSADIDEKAIRREKPEELVKALAEAKADAIQLNLRNRDSRDLPTLLITSDQVKVSKGMIRERPTSTEEAREFIKGYSGDVAFAVNYILVTNLSTGGRKGGWDIPEVKEGGMTCVAGGLRLMHPSSLPFIKELVRKFFQIAPTSKCRDGTAYPLHCSDFITVLVSAFVAQVGTMDSVRGLPKNLTEKLIRESLQETVEM